The Ruminococcaceae bacterium BL-4 region TCCTTTCTGATACTTTCTCTGCCCCTTTCTATCGTTACAATTTTGGTGCAGAATCAGTGGACAGTGACTGTGCCGATCTTAAAGCTTGGCGAAAACACATTCGGGATCATCTGAACCGCCAGGAAGTTTTAGTCCGTTACGGAGAGCATCAGGGAGAATTACCACTGCGGCAAGCTCTGCGAGACTATACCTATGAAGCGCGCGGTGTGATCTGTAATACCGAACAAATTGTAATTGGTGCCGGTACACAGCCACTTCTATATCTGCTCTGCGGACTTCTGCAGGGAAAAGTTGGCGCCGTCTCCATGGAATCTCCCGGCTTTTTACAGGCTGAACAAGTCTTTTCAGACTGTGGAATTGGTGTCATCAAACTTTCTGCAGATAAAAATGGCCCAAAAATTTCTGACCTTTATGAAAGCAGTGTTCATTTACTATATGTAACCCCCTCCAGTCGTCCGCAATCTGGTGAACCAATCCCCCTTTTGCGTCGGCAGGAACTTCTTCAATGGGCAAAAGAAACCGATGGCTTAATTATCGAAGACGACTATAATGGAGAACTTCGCTATCGTGCCCGCCCGATCGGCGCAATGCAGGGAATGGGAAACGGCGGCAAAGTCATCTATCTCGGTTCTTTTTCAAAGCTTCTGCTCCCCAGTGTACGAATTAGTTATATGGTACTTCCATCCGCACTGCTGCCCACCTACCTGGAACGAGTCGGGCATTATAATCAAACTGCTTCCCGTATCGAACAGCTCGCTCTTTCCGACTATATTAAAAGCGGCCAAATGCAGCGTCATCTGCGGCGGCTAAGAAAAGTTTATGCACAAAAAAGTGAACTTTTACAGCAAGCTCTAAAAACACAGTTTGGAGATTTTGTTGACATTTCATTGCAGGAAATCCCACTCTATGCAGTGATCCGGCTAAAAAATGCCCCTTCTGTTCCGCGCCTTGTAGAACTTGCAGCAGCCGAAAGCGTCCGGGTCCTTCCAGGACAAAACGGAACGATTCTTCTGAGTTTTGCAGGAATTCCACAAGAAGAAATTGTTCCTGCTGTAAAAGCATTGGGACGCGCATGGAACAAAATTTTGTATAAATAATCAAACATTTTTCCTTTTA contains the following coding sequences:
- a CDS encoding HTH gntR-type domain-containing protein, whose protein sequence is MFYDNMKLKRNGKIPLYQQLYDQIKQATANGALRPGQKLPSIRVLCEDLSLSRTTVEAAYQQLCVEGYLKSKPQSGYYVLAAGGQRPVKPPILSDTFSAPFYRYNFGAESVDSDCADLKAWRKHIRDHLNRQEVLVRYGEHQGELPLRQALRDYTYEARGVICNTEQIVIGAGTQPLLYLLCGLLQGKVGAVSMESPGFLQAEQVFSDCGIGVIKLSADKNGPKISDLYESSVHLLYVTPSSRPQSGEPIPLLRRQELLQWAKETDGLIIEDDYNGELRYRARPIGAMQGMGNGGKVIYLGSFSKLLLPSVRISYMVLPSALLPTYLERVGHYNQTASRIEQLALSDYIKSGQMQRHLRRLRKVYAQKSELLQQALKTQFGDFVDISLQEIPLYAVIRLKNAPSVPRLVELAAAESVRVLPGQNGTILLSFAGIPQEEIVPAVKALGRAWNKILYK